One genomic segment of Desulfocapsa sulfexigens DSM 10523 includes these proteins:
- the nifE gene encoding nitrogenase iron-molybdenum cofactor biosynthesis protein NifE: protein MELLKEREEQIHRTGEQPFTLTCNKDSLAGAVSQRACVFCGSRVVLYPIADALHLVHGPIGCAVYTWDIRGALSSGPELHRLSFSTDLQEIDVIFGGEKKLTNALFELIERHSPKAAFVYSTCIVGIIGDDLEAVCRNVQKEVNIPVIPVKSEGFKGNKRAGYTAACNAMARLIGTGDTTGISPYSINILGDFNLAGEIWMIREYFERIGVEVVANITGDGRIADIQRAHGAALNVVQCSGSTMDLAKVMEDEYGIPSMRVSYFGVEDMAQALYDVAGHFNNPEIMAKTQALVKEELQELLPKLEFYKKALTGKKAAIYVGGSFKAFSLVKAFRLLGMDVVMVGSQTGTEQEYRELAEITDPGTIIVDDTNPLELTSFLEEKTVDIFVGGVKERPIAYKLGVGFCDHNHERKEALAGFVGMLNFAEEVYSSVMSPVWRFTYQKAEKK, encoded by the coding sequence ATGGAACTCTTAAAAGAACGAGAAGAACAGATTCATCGAACAGGTGAACAACCTTTCACTCTGACATGTAATAAAGACTCTCTGGCTGGAGCTGTGAGTCAACGGGCCTGTGTGTTCTGTGGCTCACGGGTGGTGCTTTATCCCATCGCCGATGCCCTGCATCTGGTTCACGGTCCAATCGGCTGTGCTGTTTATACCTGGGACATCCGGGGAGCGCTGTCTTCGGGTCCCGAACTGCATCGTCTTTCATTTTCAACGGATCTTCAGGAAATAGATGTCATCTTCGGAGGCGAAAAGAAACTGACAAACGCCCTCTTTGAACTCATCGAACGCCATAGTCCCAAGGCCGCTTTTGTCTATTCCACCTGTATTGTTGGAATCATTGGCGATGATCTCGAAGCTGTGTGCAGAAATGTGCAAAAAGAGGTGAACATCCCGGTAATCCCTGTGAAATCAGAAGGCTTCAAGGGAAACAAACGTGCAGGCTACACCGCTGCCTGCAATGCCATGGCTCGTCTTATCGGTACCGGCGATACCACGGGAATATCTCCCTACTCCATTAATATTCTGGGTGATTTCAATCTGGCGGGTGAGATCTGGATGATCCGTGAATATTTCGAACGTATAGGGGTTGAGGTGGTGGCCAATATCACCGGAGATGGACGAATAGCGGATATTCAGCGTGCCCATGGTGCCGCCCTCAATGTTGTGCAGTGTTCCGGATCAACTATGGATCTGGCCAAAGTGATGGAGGATGAATATGGGATTCCTTCCATGCGGGTATCCTATTTCGGTGTCGAAGATATGGCCCAGGCCCTCTATGACGTGGCCGGACATTTCAACAACCCGGAAATCATGGCGAAAACACAAGCGCTTGTAAAAGAAGAACTGCAGGAACTGCTGCCAAAACTTGAGTTTTACAAAAAAGCATTGACCGGCAAAAAAGCAGCTATCTATGTGGGTGGCTCTTTCAAGGCTTTTTCTCTGGTCAAGGCTTTTCGTCTGCTGGGTATGGATGTGGTCATGGTGGGCAGCCAGACAGGTACCGAACAGGAGTATCGTGAACTCGCCGAAATCACTGACCCTGGCACCATCATTGTTGACGACACCAACCCCCTTGAACTTACCAGTTTTCTAGAAGAAAAAACTGTGGATATCTTCGTCGGCGGAGTCAAGGAACGCCCCATTGCCTACAAACTCGGCGTTGGTTTTTGTGATCATAACCACGAACGTAAAGAGGCCCTGGCTGGATTTGTCGGGATGCTCAATTTTGCCGAAGAAGTGTACTCCTCTGTGATGAGTCCGGTCTGGCGCTTCACCTACCAGAAAGCAGAGAAAAAATAA
- a CDS encoding nitrogenase component 1, which yields MSKNPPNYISTTNACKLCTPLGAAIAFKGIEGAVPYLHGSQGCATYMRRYIISHFNEPIDIASSSLSEKHAVYGGGANLKLGLINVTKKYRPQLIGIATTCLTETIGDDVKMFLNQYEQEVKGEKPTMVEVGTPSYNGTHMEGFHNAVASVVDALAGKKDGGAEGTPVNILPGFVSPADIRYLKEITEDFSLNPTILPDISDTMDGQAAKTYEKIQPGGTPISAIATMGNALASVEFGHTMSEKSGGAILAEKFAVENIRISQPVGIRASDRFFDHLVKLSGLPIPEKHRAERGRLVDSYVDGHKYIYGKKAIVYGEEDMVVGLTAFLAEIGVIPILCASGGKSRKFAEKIAEATGDLLPEQPQVHEGMDFYDISELAESLEPDLLVGHSKGYPLAQKLSIPLIRVGFPIHDRMGGQRILHLGYRGAQQLFDLIVNACIAKKQSDSPIGYSYM from the coding sequence ATGTCTAAAAATCCTCCCAATTACATTTCAACCACCAATGCCTGTAAACTTTGCACTCCTTTAGGCGCAGCAATTGCCTTTAAAGGGATTGAAGGTGCGGTTCCCTACCTCCATGGTTCCCAGGGCTGTGCCACCTATATGCGGCGCTATATCATCAGCCATTTTAACGAGCCCATCGATATTGCTTCGTCTTCACTTTCGGAAAAGCATGCAGTCTATGGCGGAGGTGCTAACCTCAAGCTTGGTTTGATAAATGTCACAAAAAAATATCGTCCCCAGCTTATCGGAATTGCCACCACCTGTCTCACCGAGACCATAGGCGACGATGTAAAGATGTTTCTCAACCAGTATGAGCAGGAAGTGAAAGGTGAAAAACCGACCATGGTTGAAGTGGGTACTCCGAGTTACAACGGCACTCACATGGAAGGCTTTCATAATGCTGTGGCTTCTGTGGTCGACGCGCTTGCTGGGAAAAAAGACGGCGGAGCCGAAGGAACTCCAGTGAATATTTTACCAGGATTTGTCTCTCCTGCGGATATCCGTTACCTGAAGGAAATCACAGAAGATTTTTCCCTTAACCCCACGATTTTGCCGGACATCTCGGACACCATGGATGGCCAGGCCGCCAAGACCTACGAAAAGATACAACCAGGTGGAACTCCGATTTCAGCCATAGCTACCATGGGCAATGCCCTGGCCAGCGTGGAATTTGGTCACACCATGAGCGAGAAGAGCGGTGGTGCTATTCTTGCTGAAAAGTTTGCTGTGGAAAATATCAGAATATCTCAGCCCGTGGGGATTCGTGCTTCGGATCGTTTTTTTGATCACCTGGTAAAACTCTCCGGTTTGCCAATTCCTGAGAAACATCGGGCAGAGCGTGGTCGTCTAGTGGATTCCTATGTAGATGGGCACAAATATATCTACGGTAAGAAAGCCATAGTTTACGGAGAAGAAGACATGGTCGTCGGGCTTACAGCCTTTCTGGCCGAGATAGGCGTAATTCCCATACTTTGTGCCTCTGGTGGAAAGAGCAGGAAATTTGCCGAGAAAATCGCTGAAGCCACCGGGGATCTGCTGCCCGAACAGCCCCAGGTCCATGAAGGCATGGACTTCTATGACATCAGTGAGCTTGCCGAAAGCTTAGAGCCTGATCTTCTGGTGGGACATTCCAAGGGATATCCTCTGGCCCAGAAACTTTCCATACCACTTATAAGGGTGGGTTTTCCAATCCACGATCGCATGGGCGGGCAACGTATCCTTCACCTCGGTTACCGGGGGGCACAACAACTGTTCGATCTGATAGTGAACGCCTGCATTGCTAAAAAACAGAGCGATTCACCGATCGGTTATTCGTACATGTGA